The window CTGAAAATGCAGAGTATGATTCTGCAAAAGAGGCCCAAGCACAAAACGAAAGAAACATTATAGAATTAGAGGATAAATTGAGTAACGTGCGAATTATAGATGAAGAAAATATTCCTGATGACATAGTTCTCATCGGTGCAACTGTTAGATTAAAAAATTTGGATAAAGAAGAGGAGGTAGAGTATACGTTGGTTTCAGAGTTAGAAGCAGACTATAAGGAAGGGAAAATTGCGATTAATTCAGCGGTAGGGAAAGGACTATTGGGACGTCGAGAAGGTGAAGTGGTAGAGATTAAGATTCCCGCAGGCATTTTGCGGTATAAGATATTGAGAATTGCAAGAGATTGAAGATAAGAGTTTATTATCATCATACTGATTGTGGGGGCGTGGTTTATTATGCTGAGTATCTAAAATTCTTAGAGGAAGCAAGGACTCAGTTTTTGGAAGAGCGAGGAATTTTCTTAAAGGAATTAATTAAAAAAGGGATTCAGTTTGTGGTAGTGTATCAGGAAATTAGTTATAAAGCACCTGCTTTTTACGGCGATGTGCTTCAAATCGAGACCCGCTTGAGTAGAGTTGATAAGGTAAGAATAGAGTTTGAATATGAAGTAAAAAATCAGTTTAAGAAATTAATTACCTTAGCCAAAACAACGCTTGCCTGTGTTTGTCAGGAGTTTAAACCTCAACCCATCCCTGAAGACATTCGAAAATTAATTAGCGCTTCAACTTGAATGAAATGAGAGTAATTACAAAAAAGATTGAATTAAAGACAAAAGGTAATCCCGACCTAATAAACATTACTCCTATTTTGAAACAGACTTTGGAAGTTTCGGGGTTAAGAGAAGGTAGTCTTACGGTATTTGTTTCGGGTTCGACAGCAGCGGTTACTACTTTTGAGTATGAACCGGGACTTATCCGTGATATGCAAGAAATTTATGAGAAGATTGCTTCCTCGAGTAAACATTATCATCACGATGATACTTGGGGTGACGCTAACGGATTTAGTCATATAAGGTCAGCGCTTCAGGGCCCTTCTTTAACTATTCCTTTTGAAAAAGGTACGCTTCTCCTTGGTACTTGGCAACAAGTGGTTTTGGCAGAGTTTGATAATCATCCTCGTAAACGGGAAATTGTGTTGCAAATGATGGGAGAATAATTTTTTCTTCTTGCATATTGATAGATATAAGTAGTAGAATTGAGAAGAAAGATTGTTGGAAATTCTAAAAAGGAGGTGAGATGATGAGGAAGTGGAAAAGTTTAAGTAAGGTGGTGTTTATAACTTTAGTTTTATCTTTAGTTATTGATAACTGTTTATT of the Candidatus Omnitrophota bacterium genome contains:
- a CDS encoding secondary thiamine-phosphate synthase enzyme YjbQ; the protein is MRVITKKIELKTKGNPDLINITPILKQTLEVSGLREGSLTVFVSGSTAAVTTFEYEPGLIRDMQEIYEKIASSSKHYHHDDTWGDANGFSHIRSALQGPSLTIPFEKGTLLLGTWQQVVLAEFDNHPRKREIVLQMMGE
- the greA gene encoding transcription elongation factor GreA; translation: MKEVYLTRKGYEKLLKELQYLKTVKRKEIVKALQEARAHGDISENAEYDSAKEAQAQNERNIIELEDKLSNVRIIDEENIPDDIVLIGATVRLKNLDKEEEVEYTLVSELEADYKEGKIAINSAVGKGLLGRREGEVVEIKIPAGILRYKILRIARD
- a CDS encoding acyl-CoA thioesterase is translated as MKIRVYYHHTDCGGVVYYAEYLKFLEEARTQFLEERGIFLKELIKKGIQFVVVYQEISYKAPAFYGDVLQIETRLSRVDKVRIEFEYEVKNQFKKLITLAKTTLACVCQEFKPQPIPEDIRKLISAST